In Bacteroidota bacterium, a single genomic region encodes these proteins:
- a CDS encoding DNA-directed RNA polymerase subunit alpha, with the protein MATLAFQKPEKVIMNEADDFKGIFEFRPLEPGFGVTIGNALRRILLSSLEGYAITSMKIEGVVQEFSTIKGVVEDVSEIILNLKKIRFKRQIETETSEKVHVVIGDQDAFKAGDINKFLSVFQVINPDEVICHMDPSVRMALELTINKGRGYVPAEENKSLNASIDTISIDSIHTPIVNVKYSIENWRVEQKTDFEKLILEISTDGSIHPKDALKEAAKILIQHFLMFSDEKITLDSEEKTVTEEFDESSLHIRQLLKTKLVDLDLSVRALNCLKAADVESLGDLVQYNKNDLLKFRNFGKKSLTELEELVKTKGLEFGMNISKYKLDKE; encoded by the coding sequence ATGGCAACATTAGCGTTTCAGAAACCTGAAAAAGTGATTATGAACGAAGCCGACGATTTCAAAGGCATCTTTGAATTCCGTCCGCTTGAACCTGGCTTTGGGGTTACCATTGGAAATGCCCTCCGGAGAATACTCCTTTCATCCCTCGAAGGCTATGCCATCACTTCCATGAAAATCGAAGGGGTTGTCCAGGAATTCTCCACCATCAAGGGGGTTGTTGAAGATGTATCCGAAATCATCCTTAACCTGAAAAAGATCCGCTTTAAAAGGCAGATCGAGACCGAAACCAGTGAGAAAGTGCATGTTGTGATCGGTGACCAGGATGCCTTTAAAGCAGGGGATATCAACAAATTCCTCTCTGTCTTCCAGGTTATCAATCCCGATGAAGTGATCTGCCATATGGATCCTTCTGTAAGGATGGCTTTGGAACTGACCATCAACAAAGGCAGAGGTTATGTACCGGCAGAGGAAAACAAATCTCTTAATGCATCCATCGACACCATCTCGATCGATTCTATCCACACTCCAATCGTGAATGTTAAGTATTCTATCGAAAATTGGCGTGTGGAGCAGAAAACCGACTTCGAAAAGCTCATCCTTGAGATCAGCACCGATGGGTCTATTCATCCCAAAGATGCTTTGAAGGAAGCTGCAAAAATCCTGATACAGCATTTCCTGATGTTCTCCGACGAAAAAATCACACTCGACTCGGAGGAGAAAACAGTTACGGAAGAATTTGACGAAAGTTCATTACATATTCGCCAGCTCCTGAAAACCAAGCTTGTCGACCTCGACCTCTCCGTCCGCGCTCTGAACTGTCTCAAGGCAGCCGACGTGGAAAGCCTGGGCGACCTGGTACAATACAACAAAAACGACCTTCTCAAATTCAGGAATTTTGGAAAGAAATCACTTACCGAACTTGAAGAACTGGTAAAAACCAAAGGACTCGAATTTGGAATGAATATATCAAAGTATAAACTTGATAAGGAATAA
- a CDS encoding response regulator, with product MSTLIDKGRNILIVDDEPANIQLLGKILEKSKYSVTYVLDGHSALEVINNKEFDLILLDVMLPDIDGFEVCRLLRDNPRAADIPVIFITARTEIENVIKGFRMGGVDYVTKPFNEIELTARIRTHMSLRVQYEVIKREVEMLEKLKQEKTTSRDLSLKLIEEAVRLLRQIDHKTAGRFSGEISSIIKVMAEIGKINVEDGQSPGAVSDDESYRKKLYREYPGLTPNEIRLCSHLKAGLTTREISRLTKQSTRALETARSRLRKKLKLGKDENLVHFLTQI from the coding sequence ATGAGTACGCTGATTGATAAGGGAAGAAACATTCTGATTGTAGATGACGAGCCGGCCAACATTCAACTTTTGGGAAAGATCCTGGAAAAGTCAAAGTATTCGGTAACCTATGTCCTTGATGGGCATTCGGCCCTGGAAGTTATCAATAACAAGGAGTTTGATTTAATTTTACTTGATGTGATGCTTCCTGATATTGATGGTTTCGAGGTTTGCCGGTTGTTGAGAGATAATCCCAGGGCGGCTGATATTCCTGTGATTTTTATAACTGCCCGAACCGAGATTGAAAATGTGATCAAAGGTTTCAGGATGGGAGGAGTTGATTATGTTACCAAGCCATTTAATGAGATAGAGCTGACGGCCAGGATCCGCACTCATATGTCGTTAAGGGTTCAGTATGAAGTGATCAAAAGAGAGGTTGAAATGCTGGAAAAGCTTAAGCAGGAGAAGACGACCAGCCGGGATCTATCCTTAAAGCTCATTGAAGAGGCGGTAAGGTTGCTGAGGCAAATTGACCACAAAACGGCGGGGAGGTTTTCCGGGGAGATCAGCAGCATTATCAAGGTAATGGCCGAAATAGGGAAAATCAATGTAGAGGACGGACAGTCTCCGGGAGCCGTATCTGATGATGAAAGTTACAGGAAGAAGTTATACAGGGAGTATCCCGGACTAACCCCAAATGAAATAAGGCTTTGCAGTCATTTAAAAGCAGGACTTACCACCCGGGAGATATCCAGGTTGACCAAACAAAGTACACGAGCTCTGGAGACTGCGCGCTCCCGCCTCAGGAAGAAGTTAAAGCTGGGTAAGGATGAAAACCTTGTTCATTTCCTTACCCAGATATAG
- a CDS encoding PAS domain-containing protein, translating to MIQDNLRYSFQAFLENIPVLYVSVGNKGEVIGANKLFYQNLGFEEGSLNGVSLEDIMETETAGDFRNILNDCKSEGLLHVWKFLDHRKQSRPFYRSIIRSAEGSGCYMHCMLKEAGVREGKSSTLRKEVFLRMIPEIIFRLDKKGRYLDYHTLNEDFLAVPPEKFIGKTIYEIGLDKSLSRNAGKLIKKALEEKHVQEFTYTLRKDGQDEHSFEAMVIPLDTEEVLFIVNDITERVRAENVIKYSEQQFGELYDNIPVGIYKTTPGGKVMMANNTFYEILGLDNSSEIKALDLNVILASLGYDRSRFIKEVEQKGSLQGYEDKITALDGKQRYLRENARAVRDSDGQTIYYEGTVVDITALRKTQRELRQAEIEKSAILNSMQEWFVFCDTNLTIQWVSSTAANSIGINATELTGNHYDEIWQGTEWKCEPCPVRAVLDTGVPQKGEVRTRDGRIWILSGYPVLDDDGNIIGVTEFGQEVTVQRKYEEELKKAKEMAEKANRFKSEFLSNISHEIRTPLNVIIGFTDLLDGSLTDPTFKDYLDSIKASSNSIVRLVDDILDISRIEAGKFNLQYKSVNIYKMVKDLKQMFMEKVVRKQLEFLIRVEKSIPKMLILDEVRVKQIITNLLSNAIKYTDHGQVRLDIYITGKNMVLGSEEIDLCIKVEDTGIGIPEEEYNNIFEPFMQVQKNRSKRKGYGLGLAITKRLIELMDGSIQVESSVGHGSVFTVSLPQVMVQNYTLSYSSSSDIPKDVYQGKTILVVDDSDFNRRLVKENLENLGVKILEAEDGQQAILMAKQHRPDLILMDILMPRMDGFEATRIMRGNPELFEIPIVALTALAMKEDVEKIEGFGFNDYLLKPFHITDLLDKIGPLIVKGTEEMDNNDDDIEHTITVSVDQKKLKQALGHLQNELTGEYNELLLLREFASIKRFAEKLLSVGASSGIAEITEYGEDLFNYSKDYDVENINIILEAFPRLIDKLISLKV from the coding sequence ATGATTCAGGATAATTTGCGATACAGCTTTCAGGCCTTTCTTGAAAATATTCCGGTATTGTATGTATCCGTGGGTAACAAAGGGGAGGTGATAGGGGCAAACAAGCTATTTTATCAGAATCTGGGATTTGAAGAAGGTTCCCTGAATGGTGTTTCGTTGGAAGATATCATGGAAACCGAAACTGCCGGTGATTTTCGTAACATTTTAAATGATTGTAAAAGTGAAGGACTTCTGCATGTATGGAAGTTTCTTGATCACCGGAAGCAAAGCAGGCCGTTTTATCGCAGCATTATTCGCAGTGCGGAAGGCAGTGGTTGTTATATGCATTGCATGCTGAAAGAAGCTGGAGTCAGGGAAGGAAAGTCATCGACTTTACGAAAGGAAGTTTTTCTGAGAATGATACCGGAAATAATTTTCCGGCTTGACAAAAAGGGGAGGTATCTTGATTATCATACGCTTAATGAAGATTTTCTTGCGGTTCCTCCCGAGAAATTCATTGGAAAAACGATTTATGAGATCGGGCTGGATAAATCCCTTTCCCGTAATGCCGGTAAATTAATCAAAAAGGCGTTGGAGGAAAAGCATGTTCAGGAATTTACCTACACCTTACGCAAGGATGGGCAGGATGAGCATTCTTTCGAAGCCATGGTTATTCCTCTTGATACGGAAGAGGTTCTTTTTATTGTAAATGATATTACTGAAAGAGTGAGAGCTGAAAATGTTATCAAATATTCGGAGCAGCAGTTTGGTGAGCTGTACGACAATATACCCGTAGGTATATACAAAACTACGCCGGGCGGTAAGGTCATGATGGCCAACAATACGTTTTATGAAATACTGGGTTTGGATAATTCCAGTGAAATCAAAGCGCTTGACCTGAATGTTATTTTAGCTTCATTGGGTTATGACCGGTCGCGATTCATTAAGGAAGTGGAGCAGAAGGGAAGTTTGCAGGGATATGAAGATAAAATTACTGCTTTGGACGGAAAGCAGCGTTATTTGCGTGAAAATGCCCGTGCAGTAAGGGATTCTGACGGGCAGACGATCTATTATGAAGGTACGGTTGTAGATATTACCGCTTTACGGAAAACGCAGCGCGAATTGCGTCAGGCAGAAATTGAGAAATCCGCCATTCTCAACAGTATGCAGGAATGGTTTGTTTTTTGCGACACGAACCTTACCATACAATGGGTAAGTTCTACAGCAGCCAATAGTATTGGGATAAACGCAACAGAGCTTACAGGTAACCATTATGATGAGATATGGCAAGGGACTGAGTGGAAATGTGAGCCGTGCCCGGTACGTGCCGTGCTGGATACCGGTGTTCCTCAAAAAGGAGAGGTTCGTACCCGTGACGGCAGGATATGGATACTCAGCGGTTATCCTGTTCTTGACGATGACGGTAATATTATTGGGGTTACTGAATTTGGACAGGAAGTCACCGTGCAGCGTAAATACGAAGAGGAGCTGAAAAAAGCCAAGGAAATGGCAGAAAAGGCAAACCGGTTCAAGAGTGAGTTCCTTTCGAATATCTCCCATGAGATACGTACACCATTGAATGTTATTATTGGCTTCACAGATCTCCTGGATGGCAGTCTTACAGACCCAACTTTCAAGGATTATCTTGATTCAATCAAGGCTTCCAGTAATAGCATTGTGAGGTTGGTTGATGACATCCTGGATATTTCCCGCATCGAAGCCGGTAAATTCAACCTGCAGTATAAATCCGTGAACATATACAAGATGGTTAAAGATCTTAAGCAGATGTTCATGGAAAAAGTCGTCAGGAAGCAACTTGAATTTCTTATCAGGGTAGAAAAGTCTATTCCTAAGATGCTGATCCTGGATGAAGTAAGGGTAAAACAAATCATCACGAATCTATTGAGCAATGCTATCAAGTATACCGACCATGGGCAGGTGAGGCTTGATATATATATTACAGGAAAGAATATGGTTCTCGGCAGTGAAGAGATAGATCTTTGCATTAAGGTTGAGGATACCGGTATAGGTATCCCGGAGGAGGAGTACAATAATATTTTCGAGCCTTTTATGCAGGTTCAAAAAAACAGGTCCAAGCGCAAAGGTTACGGACTTGGGCTTGCAATAACCAAACGCCTGATTGAGTTGATGGATGGAAGTATCCAGGTGGAGAGCTCGGTGGGGCATGGTTCTGTATTTACTGTTTCCTTACCTCAGGTCATGGTTCAGAATTATACACTCAGTTACAGCTCCAGCAGTGACATTCCAAAGGATGTATATCAGGGAAAAACGATATTGGTTGTCGATGATTCGGATTTCAACCGCCGCCTGGTTAAAGAGAATCTTGAGAATTTGGGAGTTAAGATACTGGAAGCGGAAGACGGTCAGCAAGCCATCCTGATGGCAAAGCAACACAGGCCGGATCTTATTTTAATGGACATTCTCATGCCGCGCATGGATGGTTTTGAGGCAACCCGGATTATGCGCGGAAATCCGGAGTTATTCGAGATTCCGATTGTAGCACTTACCGCCCTGGCAATGAAAGAGGATGTTGAAAAGATCGAGGGTTTTGGTTTTAATGATTACCTTTTGAAACCGTTTCACATCACCGATCTTCTCGACAAAATAGGTCCATTGATTGTCAAGGGTACAGAGGAGATGGATAATAACGATGATGATATCGAACATACCATTACTGTATCTGTAGACCAGAAAAAATTGAAGCAGGCACTGGGGCACCTTCAGAATGAGCTTACCGGGGAATACAATGAACTGTTACTTTTAAGGGAATTTGCCTCAATAAAAAGGTTTGCTGAGAAACTTCTGAGTGTGGGTGCTTCTTCCGGCATCGCCGAGATAACGGAATATGGTGAAGACCTTTTCAATTACTCAAAGGACTATGATGTGGAGAATATAAATATTATCCTGGAAGCATTTCCAAGACTTATTGATAAACTGATTTCACTGAAGGTTTAA
- the rpsK gene encoding 30S ribosomal protein S11, whose amino-acid sequence MAKSTRSTKKRVVKVEPVGKAFISASFNNIIISLTNSSGQVISWSSSGKMGFKGSKKNTPYAAQMAAEDASKVAHDQGLRKVKVYVKGPGAGRESAIRTIHSAGIEVMEIVDITPLPHNGCRPPKRRRV is encoded by the coding sequence ATGGCAAAATCCACAAGATCGACGAAAAAAAGAGTCGTTAAGGTTGAACCGGTTGGAAAAGCATTTATCAGTGCTTCTTTCAACAACATCATTATTTCACTCACAAACAGTTCCGGTCAGGTGATTTCCTGGTCGTCGTCAGGGAAGATGGGATTCAAAGGATCGAAGAAGAACACACCCTATGCAGCACAGATGGCAGCGGAAGACGCATCCAAAGTAGCACACGACCAGGGCCTTCGCAAGGTCAAAGTATACGTGAAAGGCCCCGGAGCCGGCAGAGAATCTGCCATCCGCACCATTCACAGTGCCGGAATCGAAGTTATGGAAATTGTTGATATTACCCCGCTTCCCCACAATGGCTGCCGCCCGCCAAAAAGAAGGCGTGTTTAA
- the rpsD gene encoding 30S ribosomal protein S4, giving the protein MARYRGPKSKIARKFREPIFGADKSLEKKNYPPGMHGPNKRRRKESEYGIQLMEKQKAKYTYGILERQFRNTFHEAARRKGVTGEILLQLCESRLDNIVFRLGIAPSRQAARQLVSHRHILVNGNVVNIPSYFVKPGEVVGVREKSKSLEVVSNSLAGKGNRLPWLEWDEENLAGKFLQYPSREDIPENIKEQLIVELYSK; this is encoded by the coding sequence ATGGCAAGATACAGAGGACCGAAATCGAAGATAGCCCGCAAATTCCGTGAACCCATTTTCGGCGCAGATAAATCCCTCGAAAAGAAAAATTATCCCCCGGGTATGCATGGCCCGAATAAAAGAAGAAGAAAGGAGTCGGAATACGGCATCCAGTTGATGGAAAAACAAAAGGCCAAGTATACTTACGGCATCCTGGAAAGACAATTCAGAAATACTTTCCATGAAGCTGCCAGAAGAAAAGGGGTAACCGGTGAAATCCTGCTCCAACTCTGCGAATCAAGGCTAGACAACATCGTTTTCCGCCTTGGTATCGCTCCGTCGAGGCAGGCTGCCAGACAGCTCGTTTCACACCGGCATATACTGGTAAACGGCAATGTGGTTAACATACCCTCCTATTTCGTGAAACCGGGTGAAGTGGTTGGCGTAAGGGAAAAATCCAAATCCCTTGAAGTTGTTTCCAATTCACTCGCAGGAAAAGGCAACAGGCTGCCCTGGCTCGAATGGGATGAGGAAAACCTCGCAGGTAAATTCCTGCAATACCCTTCCAGGGAAGATATCCCGGAAAATATTAAAGAACAACTTATCGTTGAGTTGTACTCCAAGTAA
- the rplQ gene encoding 50S ribosomal protein L17, with protein sequence MRHGNKINHLGRTHSHRKAMLSNMAASLIKHKRITTTLAKAKALRVYVEPLLTKSKDDTTHSRRVVFSYLQDKEAVNELFREISPKISERPGGYTRILKTGPRQGDNAEMCLIELVDYNENLLGTKDTKAKKSRRSRRGAGTKTEAAAKTTPAEKPVETAPSEEPVAEKTDAPEAETDSTTVAENQEEPSAEPNDTTKES encoded by the coding sequence ATGAGACACGGTAATAAAATCAATCATCTAGGCAGAACCCATTCGCACCGTAAAGCCATGCTGTCCAATATGGCGGCATCGCTGATCAAACATAAAAGGATCACGACAACCCTGGCCAAAGCAAAGGCCCTCAGGGTTTATGTAGAGCCCCTGCTCACCAAATCCAAGGATGACACTACGCATTCGAGGAGGGTGGTCTTTAGTTACCTTCAGGATAAAGAAGCCGTAAACGAGCTCTTCCGGGAAATTTCCCCGAAAATCAGCGAGAGACCGGGCGGTTATACCCGTATCCTGAAAACCGGACCCCGCCAGGGTGATAACGCTGAGATGTGTCTGATCGAGCTGGTAGATTATAACGAAAACCTCCTGGGAACCAAGGACACAAAAGCGAAAAAGAGCAGAAGAAGCCGCCGCGGCGCCGGCACAAAAACCGAGGCTGCTGCCAAAACAACTCCTGCAGAAAAACCCGTTGAAACTGCACCCAGCGAAGAACCGGTAGCCGAAAAGACGGATGCACCCGAAGCCGAAACCGACAGCACAACGGTTGCAGAAAACCAGGAAGAACCATCTGCTGAACCGAACGATACAACCAAAGAAAGTTAA
- the secY gene encoding preprotein translocase subunit SecY, with product MKRLIQTIRNIYKIEDLRKRILYTLGIILIYRLGSYVVLPGVDPGMLANLRQQTSDGLLGLLNMFSGGAFSNASIFALGIMPYISASIVVQLLGMAIPYFQKLQKEGESGRKKINQITRYLTILITGFQAPAYITNLVGQLRNPDGTMTAIMPFDGSPPSAFFWLSSTIILISGTMFIMWLGERITDKGIGNGISLIIMIGIIARLPFALFSEFISRMEEQGGGLVYFVIEIAILIFVILLTILLVQGTRRIPVQYAKRIVGNKQYGGVRQYIPLKVNAAGVMPIIFAQAIMFLPITIAGFAQSEALSGFAAAFTNINGFWYNFVFFLMIVMFTYFYTAITVNPNQMAEDMKKNGGFIPGVKPGKRTADFIDNVMSKITLPGSMFLGFVAIMPALVGQVGVSQQFAQFYGGTSLLILVGVVLDTLQQIESHLLMRHYDGLTKSGRIKGRSSLGM from the coding sequence ATGAAAAGATTAATCCAGACAATACGAAACATTTACAAGATTGAAGACCTCAGGAAAAGGATACTCTATACTTTGGGAATCATCCTGATTTACCGCCTTGGATCCTATGTGGTGCTTCCCGGTGTTGACCCCGGGATGCTCGCTAATTTAAGGCAGCAAACCAGCGACGGTCTTCTCGGCTTGTTAAACATGTTCTCAGGAGGAGCCTTCTCCAACGCATCTATCTTTGCCCTGGGGATTATGCCCTATATCTCCGCCTCCATCGTTGTCCAGCTTCTGGGTATGGCCATCCCCTACTTCCAGAAATTGCAGAAAGAAGGTGAAAGCGGCAGAAAAAAAATCAACCAGATCACTCGGTATCTGACCATACTAATCACCGGATTCCAGGCGCCTGCCTATATTACCAACCTCGTTGGCCAATTGAGGAATCCCGACGGTACCATGACAGCCATTATGCCTTTCGACGGTTCGCCGCCTTCCGCATTCTTCTGGCTGTCGTCAACCATTATCCTGATCTCCGGAACCATGTTCATCATGTGGCTTGGCGAAAGAATCACCGATAAAGGTATTGGAAACGGTATCTCCCTGATCATTATGATCGGTATCATCGCTCGTCTGCCCTTTGCTCTGTTTAGTGAGTTTATTTCCAGAATGGAAGAACAGGGTGGAGGACTGGTTTATTTCGTAATTGAGATTGCTATCCTGATATTCGTCATCCTGCTTACCATACTCCTTGTTCAGGGTACCCGGAGGATACCGGTTCAATACGCCAAACGCATCGTGGGAAACAAACAATATGGAGGCGTAAGGCAATATATCCCGCTCAAGGTTAATGCAGCCGGTGTTATGCCTATCATCTTCGCACAGGCAATTATGTTCCTTCCGATAACCATCGCAGGATTTGCACAGTCGGAAGCCCTTTCGGGATTCGCCGCTGCTTTTACGAATATTAACGGATTCTGGTATAACTTCGTTTTCTTCCTGATGATCGTGATGTTTACGTATTTCTATACGGCCATCACTGTCAATCCAAATCAAATGGCGGAAGACATGAAGAAAAACGGAGGGTTTATCCCGGGGGTCAAACCCGGTAAAAGAACTGCTGACTTTATCGACAACGTAATGTCAAAGATCACTCTTCCCGGTTCTATGTTCCTGGGATTTGTGGCCATCATGCCGGCATTGGTTGGTCAGGTGGGAGTCAGCCAGCAATTTGCCCAGTTTTACGGGGGAACGTCCCTGCTGATCCTTGTTGGGGTGGTGCTTGACACCTTACAACAAATTGAAAGCCACCTCCTGATGAGACATTACGATGGTCTTACCAAATCCGGAAGGATCAAGGGAAGGTCGTCGCTGGGCATGTAA
- the eno gene encoding phosphopyruvate hydratase, producing the protein MGSIIRIHARQILDSRGNPTIETDVYTDSGIVGRAAVPSGASTGVHEAVELRDNDKGTYLGKGVLKAVENVNKTLNEELQGYYVTDQVEIDKRMIELDGSPNKGNLGANAILGVSLAVAHAGAQETGQFLFRYLGGVNATMLPIPMMNILNGGSHADNSIDFQEFMIMPVGAPNFSEAIRMGAEVFHNLKKVLKDKGHSTNVGDEGGFAPNLASNEDAIKVVLEAIEKAGYKPGEDIYIALDPASSEYFIPEENVYHLKWSTGDKLTPKEMVDFWADWVKKYPILSIEDGMAEDDWEGWKIMTQALGQKIQLVGDDLFVTNVERLQRGINEQIANSILIKVNQIGTLTETINAVNLATRNAYTSVISHRSGETEDTTIADLAVALNTGLIKTGSSSRSDRIAKYNQLLRIEESLGNAAQYLGKGFKFIR; encoded by the coding sequence ATGGGATCAATCATCAGAATACATGCAAGGCAAATCCTCGATTCGAGAGGAAATCCTACCATAGAGACCGATGTATACACCGACAGCGGCATTGTCGGCCGTGCAGCCGTTCCTTCAGGCGCTTCCACCGGTGTTCATGAAGCCGTTGAACTTCGCGATAACGATAAAGGCACTTACCTTGGTAAAGGTGTACTCAAGGCCGTGGAAAATGTAAATAAGACTCTTAACGAGGAATTGCAGGGTTACTATGTTACCGACCAGGTAGAGATCGACAAACGTATGATTGAACTCGATGGTTCACCCAACAAAGGAAACCTCGGCGCCAACGCCATCCTTGGTGTCTCCCTGGCCGTGGCACATGCAGGAGCCCAGGAAACCGGACAATTCCTCTTCCGATATCTCGGTGGTGTGAATGCAACCATGCTTCCCATTCCCATGATGAACATCCTCAATGGCGGATCTCACGCCGATAATAGTATCGACTTCCAGGAATTTATGATCATGCCCGTTGGCGCACCCAATTTCAGTGAAGCAATCCGCATGGGTGCCGAAGTATTCCACAATCTTAAAAAGGTCCTGAAAGATAAAGGCCATTCCACCAATGTTGGAGATGAAGGTGGTTTTGCTCCTAATCTCGCCTCTAACGAAGATGCCATTAAAGTCGTGCTTGAAGCTATTGAAAAAGCCGGTTATAAGCCGGGAGAAGATATTTATATAGCTCTTGATCCCGCTTCATCCGAGTATTTTATTCCTGAAGAAAATGTTTACCACCTCAAATGGTCAACAGGAGATAAGCTAACACCAAAAGAAATGGTTGATTTCTGGGCAGACTGGGTGAAAAAATACCCCATTCTTTCCATCGAAGACGGTATGGCAGAAGATGATTGGGAAGGCTGGAAGATTATGACACAAGCCCTGGGGCAAAAAATACAACTTGTTGGCGACGATCTCTTTGTTACCAATGTGGAGCGTCTGCAACGCGGCATCAACGAACAGATTGCCAACTCTATCCTGATCAAGGTCAACCAGATTGGAACCCTCACCGAAACCATCAACGCAGTGAACCTGGCAACACGCAATGCATACACTTCCGTTATCAGCCACCGCTCAGGGGAAACGGAAGATACTACCATCGCAGATCTTGCAGTTGCTTTGAACACAGGATTGATCAAAACCGGATCGTCCAGCCGCTCCGACAGGATCGCCAAGTACAATCAACTCCTCAGAATAGAGGAAAGCCTTGGCAATGCCGCTCAATATCTTGGAAAAGGATTTAAGTTTATCCGCTAG
- the map gene encoding type I methionyl aminopeptidase — MSYCKTEDEIELLRESSLLVGKTLGEVAKMLKPGVRTIDLDRRAEEFIRDNGAVPGFKGYNGFPFTLCISINEQIVHGFPSERELIDGDLVSIDCGVLKNGFYGDSAYSFAIGNVSEDIRLLLDRTLASLYRGIEMAVDGKRIGDIGHAIQSFVESFGYSVVRDLVGHGLGSNLHEKPEVPNYGRQGSGVKLREGMVLAIEPMINLGTRYVVQEPDGWTIRTADRMPSAHFEHDVVIRKGKAEILSTFSYIEEVINKQ; from the coding sequence ATGAGTTATTGTAAGACTGAAGACGAAATAGAACTATTAAGAGAAAGTTCTTTGCTTGTTGGAAAAACATTGGGTGAAGTGGCTAAGATGCTGAAACCCGGTGTACGCACCATAGACCTCGACCGGAGAGCCGAGGAGTTTATCCGGGATAATGGAGCGGTACCGGGATTCAAGGGATATAACGGATTTCCGTTTACTCTGTGCATCAGCATCAATGAACAGATCGTTCACGGGTTCCCTTCGGAAAGAGAATTGATAGACGGCGACCTGGTCTCTATTGATTGCGGTGTGCTGAAAAACGGGTTTTACGGAGATTCGGCTTACAGCTTTGCTATCGGGAATGTATCTGAAGATATCCGTTTGTTGCTCGACAGAACCTTGGCATCCCTTTACAGGGGTATCGAAATGGCAGTTGACGGAAAACGGATCGGGGATATCGGCCATGCCATACAATCTTTCGTGGAATCCTTCGGATACTCCGTAGTAAGAGATCTGGTAGGGCACGGACTGGGAAGCAACCTTCACGAAAAACCGGAAGTGCCTAACTACGGCCGTCAGGGAAGCGGAGTAAAACTCCGGGAAGGGATGGTTCTTGCCATCGAACCCATGATAAATTTAGGAACCCGCTACGTAGTTCAGGAACCCGACGGTTGGACGATAAGAACTGCAGACAGGATGCCTTCGGCTCACTTCGAACACGACGTGGTCATCAGAAAAGGTAAAGCGGAGATACTGAGTACATTCAGTTATATTGAAGAGGTCATCAACAAACAATAA
- the ykgO gene encoding type B 50S ribosomal protein L36 — protein MKVRASVKKRTPDCKIVRRKGKLFVINKKNPKYKQRQG, from the coding sequence ATGAAAGTCAGAGCATCAGTTAAAAAAAGAACTCCGGATTGCAAGATCGTTCGCAGGAAAGGCAAGCTGTTCGTTATAAACAAGAAAAATCCGAAGTACAAACAAAGACAGGGATAA
- the rpsM gene encoding 30S ribosomal protein S13, translated as MARIAGIDLPKNKRGEIGLTYIFGIGRSNAQKILTEAGVDWNKKVQDWTDEEQASIRLVINDKFKVEGALRSEVQMNIKRLMDIGCYRGIRHRSGLPLRGQSTKNNARTRKGRKKTVANKKKAPKG; from the coding sequence ATGGCTAGAATTGCAGGTATAGATTTACCAAAGAATAAAAGAGGCGAAATTGGCCTCACGTACATTTTCGGCATCGGGCGCAGCAATGCCCAGAAAATCCTTACGGAAGCCGGTGTAGATTGGAATAAAAAGGTTCAGGACTGGACCGACGAGGAACAGGCAAGCATCCGCCTTGTGATCAATGATAAGTTTAAGGTGGAAGGAGCCCTCAGGTCGGAAGTACAGATGAACATCAAACGTCTGATGGATATCGGTTGCTATCGCGGAATCCGTCATCGTTCCGGTTTGCCTTTGCGTGGTCAGAGTACCAAAAACAATGCAAGAACCCGTAAAGGAAGGAAAAAAACAGTTGCCAATAAGAAAAAGGCGCCTAAAGGTTAA
- the infA gene encoding translation initiation factor IF-1: protein MAKQKSIEQDGTVIESLGNAMFRVELENGHIITAHISGKMRMHYIKILPGDKVKLEMSPYDLTKGRITYRYK, encoded by the coding sequence ATGGCAAAACAAAAGTCGATAGAACAAGACGGGACGGTAATCGAATCATTGGGCAACGCGATGTTCCGCGTTGAACTGGAAAATGGCCATATCATTACGGCCCATATTTCAGGAAAAATGAGGATGCACTATATCAAGATTTTGCCAGGTGATAAAGTAAAACTTGAAATGTCACCCTACGATTTGACTAAGGGAAGAATTACATACAGGTATAAATAG